The window ATGACTTCCCCTCTAACACTTCAACTGCCCCCAGCTGGGCTCCCCCAGTTGAAATAGTCTAAAACCCCCCTGATCAAATGACAATAATGACTCAGGGCTATAGTTACCTGTACGACATATAATTACGTTTTAATCACCAAGTCATTGGAACACTGACACAGACAATTCTGTAGAGCCCCGAACACCATAactgtttatatttatttacttaAAAGCACAAATATCTGGTCCTTATGGGTGCTGTGTGATTAACTAGACAGCATTAAAGAGCTCAGCGGTGGGTTGGGGTAGACTCTAAAGCTGCTGGAGTGCCACGGTAGCTTAGTTGAAAGCAGCATTGATGTCGACGACAATTAACTAATCTTACATCCGTGACTGTGGGATTGTTTTGTGTTAATCTTTAAGGGCGTAATGACATTTCAGGGACCGTCTACTACCAGTGTTGACAAGTGGTAGGTGCCTCATTGAAGTCTGCCCAGCGACCCCACTATGTTGGACTTGGTCTCGACAAAGAAAGTAAGCAAAGAGGTGTGTTGCTTTTGACAATGGACTATTGACTAGacgtgagtgagaaagagagcactGTAGCTGGATAGGAGCTGTGGGACGTGGCTGGTCAATCCTCCATGGACGGGACAACAGCAAAGAAAGTGAGTTCCCCAGGTGCTTTATACGGTCTGAACTCTGTGTGCTGGAGAAGCTGTTACTATCGTGTCTGCTTTTGGTCACCTGTCACTGTCTGATTCTGTGGTTAGTGAAGTAGGGTGGCTCGGATAATGGTAGTGATGATTGTGACGGCCCATTATTAACTTGTCATTGCTGTACTCATATCTTTGTTGGAAAGCAGGATGTTTGCCACTGTGTAGTTTAGCACATTTGCAGCACACAAGCAGGGGATACCTTCTGTCTAGAATATCATGGTTAATTACTGAAAAATTGCTGAGTCTTTGTTGTTAGAAGGGGATATGGGCCTTATTATTTGTAATAAGGAtgcattttcttttgttttgtatgttttgtaATTCAACATAACTGCACTTAATTGTCTTATGCAATACTACTGTGATTTATATTTTCCTTGAATTATCTGAACcatgtaatatttcaaatcttgaatttatttgtattttctacTAAATTAGTATTATTACATTTAGTACATTACAGTGAGATAAAACTGCACTTAATTGTCTTATGCAATACTACTGTGATTTATATTTTCCTTGAATTATCTGAACcatgtaatatttcaaatcttgaatttatttgtattttctacTAAATTAGTATTATTACATTTAGTACATTACAGTGAgataaaaaactgtaataaccACTGGTGGACACTAGGTGGCACAGGCACAGACTGGACCTCTGGCAGGGCCATCTTGTTTATTTGACACACAACAAAATTGAGGGGGAAATGTACTTGTCAACGCAATGCCTTTAACATGGGGCACCAATCTATGAGCCACAAGAGATGGGGCCAAGAAATGGTTGTTAAACAACAATGGTGGTGAAGCAGTGTGAGAgttggtggagagaaagagagagagagggacagagagataaagagagagggagggagagagacagagaaacagagagagagagagagagagagagagagagagagagagagagagagagagagagagagagagagagagagagagagagagagagagagagagagagagagaggaagagagaggaagagaaggctgGTCTGTTctggtctggctggctggctctctGGCCACAACCCCAGGCTAAAAGTGTGGCACTCAGAGGAGATCAGAGTCACCCTCTACACCCCCCATTTCCAGATTAACGCCCTGCTAAGGCCTGAGGCTTACATCACCAATGAGAGATAATACATCATACCTGGAACTATCGAGTCCTTAATACTAATATGTTGTGGACTGTATAGAGACCGGGTTGACACACAAGACACAGCACAGCGTGTATTCTAGCAACAGTGATACCAACAGTGGTAACTTTGCCATGTGGCAAGATGGTCGCTTCAACCTTTGACTTTGAATTGAATGTCAGTGTAAGACCAGTTTGGGATCAAGTCACAAAAACACAGCAGCCTGCCATCTGTTGATGACATGATGCTGATCATCATCCACATGATATCTAGTTATCTAGTTTCAACAAGTAGGAAAAAACAACCTGTTTCAACTGTTGCTTTAGGTGACTGTGAGGACATGGTGTGCTCGCTAGTTCTCAAACTTGACCTACTCACAGGTTTGATAGTTAATGCAGTTTTGTCAGAAGCTTTACTATATAAATATATCCTACGCTGTAATATTATGTCACTATCTTAATCCTCTTTGTGGACTTTATCATAGAATATAGAAAAACAACACTGCTGACTCACAGGTAGGGAATTGCAAAGTTTCAGCAGCAGAAATAACTAAATACAATTCAAGTCATTTGctttacatatacagtatacagtagtgTAAGTATTGGCGGGCCTAGCATAATGTGCTAACATTCACATTATATGTGCCCTAAGCTACACAGGCAAATGGTTCCGCCCCTTGCTGATAGGGTGATCTGTAGTTACATCAGCTCCGTGCTGGAGCATTAGTAAACAGAGCGTCCGTATGTTACCCATCACAGCAGGTACTTCCTCATTTAGAGCTTATGCAAGAGCAGTTCTCGGTCCATTAAGGTTAAGGACTCACATCACAAGTTATTTGAAGGAAGTTGTGATTGAGGACCTGTTAATAGATGCAACACTTATCTGTGGACGAGGTGTCTTTCCTTTCTAACACTGGGGCTCTTCAATATCCACTCAATTAACTGACTTGGGTTTACTTATGCTAACGTAATACTTAAGATAACAAAGTATTTCCTTTTTGTCTTTTACACCTTTTGGGGAAATTCTCAGCGGCCTGGGCTTCGGCACCACAGAAAAGGTTTGCAAAATGTGGATATTTTGAGCCAACTACAAATGCTATACTTTGCCACTATCCATCCACATTTACTAAATAACACACAACAATATTAACAGCAATACATTCAAAGGCTTTAATGTGATATTACATGATGACAATTTTGGTGAATCAAACATTATCTCTCCCTCAGAGAACTTTGTTTGTCACTTGCCTGTGTCTCGCCAGCCCAcggagagctgtgaggaggccaTGCATCCCAGAAAGCTAAATAGCTCCACCACAGAGACCCCGAGCCACCAGGACCTGCACCGAGAGCTGCTACTCAGCCACAAACGGTGGGTGCAAAAGCCCTggaaccccaaccccaaccacaaccacaaccatgCATGGCTAAACGTAGGTTTGAGGTTATGTCTCATGACCTTGTGAACAGATTGGTCAAatgcagggttgtgtgtgtgtgactaatcCCAGAGGCCTGGTGTTGGAGGAGAAGCCCGAGCTGAAGAGAGTTCTGGAACAGAGGAGGCTGGAGCAGCACAGAGAGCAGGAGCTGGCCCTGCGGCCTCCATCTGACCTGGAGACAGAGCTCCGCAAGAGGCAGCAGAGACTGCAGGAGGTCAATACTgtgccctcaaacacacacacacacacataccaggaGCGGAGGTTTCATTATACATTTGTATCATTACTTTTTGAAAACAGCAAATTTGCACCCCCTCACACTTTGTATTAAGAAAATCATATTTAACGGCTGCATCCTCAGTTTTAAATAAAGCTGTCCcacacacatttgaaaacaaacctacaaGCCTGACACAAACATAccccacacactcagacacacatacaatctTGATTGTAAAAGCATGtctataaaaaagaaaaacatatctGTCTTTCTTGTGTAAATTTGACGTGGTAATAATCGGACTCCGCCGGTGTGTTTCagtatgaggaggaggagcttaaGAGGAGGGAGACTCAGGAGAAAGTTCCAGAGTTCATCCGTGTGAGGGATAATCTACGGCGTACGCAGGTGTCGGGGCAGTAAGGGTCACAAACTCTTACATGCCCTGCAGTCTCTCCTATGCCTCTCTCCCATAACTCCCATAATCACTGCAGCAAACACTGGAAGGACAATGCAACAATGAGCACGACTGTGCTTCATGTTTGTATACAGAAGCATATGCAAAACAACAGGATACTAGATAGTAAATGCTTTTGGATAGTTATTGAAATTATTTAGAAACGTTTAGATTTACATTCATAGGAACTGTGTGTGGAATAGTGTACATGCCTGTTAATGATATATTGCATGTTTTCGCCACGAGGTTCAAATGTTCTTTGTTAGACATTTTTTATGGAAATGTTAGGGGACTGTGCTATTCATTTTCCAAGTCAGCCTCTATTGTATCACTGAGTTTATAGCTGATTTTCTTAATTGCTATTTTCTCATAAAAGCCATAAAACTGAAGCAAGCTTACAGAATTGGTCATGGACAGCGATCAGCAATTAGGACCATTTCATAAGAAGGTTAGAACTGTAATGTGAAGTTATTAGTATTATTAAAGCTTACTCTTTTCTCATTTGGGTTTTTCAAGAGACATTCAGTGCAGAGCTGGTCTCTGGCCATTAAACCCAGCTTCAGATTTATATTTCTTACCCCTAATAATTCAATCGTAATGTttgcttttgtttgtgtgtctgtgtatgtatgtcagtGTTGTTTGCCTTTTAGTATTCAGTGTTTATCACGATGGCAATAAAGACTGCATCATTTACAAAGTTTTGTGCTGGGAACCAATGGATAGTGAAAATCGATTTTGCAGGCAGCTTACTTCCCTGGGCCACACATAACAGTTCCCTGAGGGCTAACTTGTGCTCTTTCTCATGGATATCGGACTTTGTTTGATTAGCTAATCTTTTCATTCCATCACGAGATGGCAGAAGAAAGCTGACCATCTGGAGGCTGGCTCAGTGTAGAGGCGATGCTCTCCCAGGCAATATGAAAGACTAAGCAAGTGCCCACAGCTCTGACCAAGACCATAAACACCTGTTGAGATTTGTTCTGGTTGTTGATCATtcagaaaaatattatttttccaGCATCTCTTATTTTCGTgtctttcaataaaataaccaCAAAGCCCGGATATGTGAAGCAAAACGTCAACAAAGTAGCCTGCATGTGGGGAGTTGTATTGTGTATGCCTGTCACGCATGCAGGCTTTCGTTTAGGACCGATATCATAATGGGGCGCTGTTCAATACTACCTACCAGCCAGCTGTCCCAGGCACTCGCCTccttcccaaacttttttttctctcggGCTAATCTTCTATGTCTCCCATTCAGACTAATGGTGCCCCCCTCTCCGTGAGTCGTGTGCTGTGTCAATGGGGCAGAGCGTGTCTGGGGGGGCTGAAAACGTAGGGTAAGCCTACTACGTAAGAAGCAGACAAGTACTTTTCAAaatcaaaaacgttttattctacatctaaatacataaatagtctaaatattgtaaaattacGTAATTGTATTTACATATGGAGAAATAATCTGTAATGCATTGTAAAACATAGCGCACATTATTTTGGACACTCCCCTTCCTTTACGAATGGTATGAACCAAGGACAGATGTTACACTCCAGAACGCTCACATCTGATTTGAACAAGTCAGTCGGCGAAGTCACTGCTTGCAATTTAAATGAGATGCTCCCGTTGGACTAGTGCACTGAAAGGTAAGCGCAGGGAATTGTTACCAAATGTTAGAATTACGATGTTAgagagatgttattgttgcactgtagttgCACTGTAGTATTATTGTAGGATAGGCTATAGTATACTTTTGTTCACTGCGTCTGTTAGGTGAGATGTGGTTAGTTTGTGATGTTGTTAGTAAATAGGCTACAGAGAGTTGTTTGCAGATGATGACTATTGAAATACtgtagaactatgcacttctgatccttgatattTTCACTGTACTTTATATATGCACTATCTGCACGTCGCTTTGgaaaaaagcgtctgctaactgaataaAATGTACTCGGTGCAACAATATAATGTAGATACAAAGTTAAAATGTTTCATAATTACAATCTAACATTTGTATATAAACTTGATTAACTTGCTTGTAAATCAACTCTCCTGTAGAATAATAGACACTGGGGATATCAAGATAGTGTAGCAAAATGTTCATTGTAAACATGATTTGTGTTGAATTTATGTGGTATACTTTCCTGTGTGTATTATGCAGTTTGTTGTAGCCTAGTACCTACTCGAATTCTGTTTGACATTACTGATGGAGTAGTATCTTACGTTGAAAGTTTGGCTGACCATTTGCCATATGTTTTAGAAGTGATTAAGGTAGGACATGCCACACAAGGGACTTGATGTCATCAACCTGGAAGCTATTTTTTTAACAATTTTGGGTGATGATCCATTGTGGTTGACAGACACCACTATTGTCACTGAATGTGTCAACTGTGCCACCTCAGTGTGAAACTGTGCCCGAGGATCCTCTTAATTTGATCCCATGATAGGCTTTCCTCATAGGTGATCAAATTGAATTGAGAGATCAACTCAGAATTGAAATAGACAAAGAATTCCCTTCCTGTTAGTTCCCAGGGTGGCCTGCACTGGAAAATTAAACAGGCTAGTGTGACTTGGTCTGGTAGCCCTTAAATCCTCCAGGGAACAATGGAGCATGTCTTCTTTTCATTTACACTGTGTCTAGGCTCTAACAGAGCTCCTGAGTCTGCTCAACATATGGCAAAACAGTGTTGAGTGCAGCCAGGCTGCTATGCTCGGTTCACCCTAGAAATGGTCCccattacaaaaataaaaacatgttctGACAGAACATGATGATTGTATCGAGGCTTTTGGTGTACGTTCTCGAGATGAATGAGCATCTTTGCATGGAAACGTTCTTCGCCAtgtgtttgtgggacttcagggCCATGTTCTAACATGTCCGTGTCGTGTTCCGGACTGAATGTGTTCCAGTAGCCTGCCATCAGCTGGGGACATCAGGCACAGTGATTCCTTTTTCTCATTTGCACGCTCTTTGCGTCGCCCATGCAGGCTCCCTTTACGTCCGTGGCCATACTGTGCAAAGAGTTGGTTTCTGCTGAATGGATGTTGGCTGTTTGTCAGACTCCTAAAAAAGGGGGCATACTGTAAAGTCGTTTGGTATCTTCCATCGTATCAGCATTCACTGGAGAATCTTAATTACAGGCTTCAGTAGTAAGCTGCGGTCTGGTTTCAAGCATCCCTCACTGTTTCCTAGGCGAGCTAAGGCCCCGTCGGTAGGTCTTTCGGTTCCAGGCCCGACCACAGTGGTAACAAGGATGGTGGTGGCCACATTCCAGGAGATCTCAACTTCAGTGGCTCATGGGAAAGGGCGGTAGGGGAAGTCTGGGAGACAGTGAATCCACATCATGATCTCCAGCCATAAACACCCACTTCCCAACATGTTACACTTTCACGGTCCAGCGAGCTGCAAGGATGGGCGTGACGTCGGGCCGCTGTCCTGACGGCGCAGACGATTAGCGCTCGCTTGAAGAGATCGCGCAAGGGGGGTCTGCTGGAGTCAGCGTCTTCAGATGACATCTGTTTGTGTCCCAGTGTGTTTGGGTGGAGCACAAGGTAACGTCTGTCAATTCTCAAGGAAATGAATTGCTTTTCCTGGCCCAGTGGACTCATTTGTTGATTTgttcttgcctgtcttcaacaCGCATAAGAAGACTACAGTAAATTATGTTAAAAGTTGTTTTGGCAGGAGGCTGAAACTTCTAGAAGGGTTTGCTGTTTTACCAGAACAAACCCACCCAACAGCCCCTAACCACAGACATTGTGAAAGTCTTTAGGGAGTCTTATGAGAGTATAAGTAAGTGGGCGAAATACCACCataccctgcctgtctctcattACCCAGCTGAATTCCTGTTGCCGACTCTGTTTTATATTGCTCTCTCTACCCATGTTTCTGAGTCCCCTTATGCAGGCCCCTACCTAGCTCACCCACTCAGCCTCGCTCCTTCGCCTAATTGAAAGGAGATCCCCTAACTCCCCACACAGGCTCACTGTCAACCCGACGTTCCTCTGCCAGAGCCGGAGGTGTCAGCAGAATACTGTACCCACAGATTAACCAGACGGGTGGGAGGATCCTGGGCCCTTTTGTTGCTGTGTGTTTTCAGTCCGCGCTGGTTGCACAGTAGAGCATGCTGTTTCTCGTTGTTTTACTGTGTGCTCCAAGCTGCATTGGTCCACATGAGTGACTGTGCTGAATGGCCAAAGGCCGTGGGATGAACACAATAACATCCTGTTGAGGGGCTTCTCATTCAGGACTGGGGGCTGTGTCGTCCCCGACACTCAGGAAAAGGCCTGATATCCATCTCTAAACACGCTGCCCCGCTATAGAGTTAATACACATCAGGGAAAGCTAATAACATGACTTAGGAGTGtaaatgtctgtgtttgtctttgtgtgtgtgtgtgtgtggggggggggtgttcttaATAGATCCATTATTTCCTACCCAGCTTCTGTTGCCTTTTCCAGACATAACTTTCTCCACGTGTGGATCCAGCCCTCTGGGGCATGTGAGCCGCAGTTCAGTTCAGTCCAACCTAAGGGATGTGACTTCTCGCATGGCAGCAGTATCCTGTTCTGGTCCTAAACAAGGGTTGGTCATGATGCCCTGTAACGTGGTTAGTTGCCATAAAGAGGCCTTTGTAATCTGGCCCAGCGTAGGGACAGATGACAGACGACGAGACGAGAGATTGAGAACAAAGCCATAAAAAGAACGATCCTAAGAAACTCTTATCATCAACGTACTCCCTTGTCCTCATGTCACATGTGGGTGTAGTCTCTTATTTCACTTCTACCTTTCCTGTTTCATCCTTCTACTTCTGTTTAGGTCCATACCATGGTCACTGTTCAGTTCCTAACGTTTGATAAGCTACTGTTCGTACACGTCTTCCGTCTTCTCAGTGTGTGAGATAAGGCTTGCATGGCTAATTGTCCGagaaatgaaaacgaaaaacaaTGGCTCATAAAAATGAGTTGTGCCCTTTAGTTTATGaccgtgtttgtgtttgtttatggtGAGCTCAGGGATGTGCCACATGGGGCATTGTGGTGAGCTGCTGCTACGGACAAGCCCAGCATTGAGACATTGACACATTCTTCCACTTCAAAGCCCCCCAGAGGCTTTCTGGACACTGGTTGAATGGGAGCTGTGGGAGGGGCCGTGTGGGGGGAACAGGTGCAGTCCACAGAGGGCCAGCTCCCCTGCAGCCATCTGCTTTCTTTTGGGAGCATCGCTCCCCTGCACACTCCCTGACACGCCTCATGgcgacacatacacactcccccggaccccccccccccccctaccaccCCGGGCAGCAGCGGCATGCCCCCGTCTCCATGGCGCCCCGATTCGGATTAACCTCCCGCACATGTGCCGAGTCAAGATTGGGGCGTGGGGGGAGCTGATGCCTTTGTGactggggagtgtgtgtatgcggggggatgggaaggggaggggggtttgggggggggggggggggggggtcagagggggaaggaggagatgggggttgCACTGGTGGAGGGAAAGGATCTGTGCTCAGAGTCAGTCAGCATTATTTCACCATTGTTAGGAAAAGGAATAGCaacaagagggggagagagtcgATCCTGTGACTGTGGTCTGTGGTTCCTCTGTAGGGCTTGCCCTCATTCTGAGTGACTCATGAGATATAGATCTGACCAAGCTCTTGCACTCAAACAGGTATTGTTGTCTACACTGTGGAGAAACCCTGAACATGATGACCTCAGCCATGGAGAGCAAGGAGGAGATCAGCGACACCGACAGCGGCATCATCCTACACTCTGGTAAGCAAAACTACATTAACTTTCTTAGCACTATTGTTCGTTTTcgtaaagaaaaaaaggatacatttatatttttgtaaTTGTTATTTGACCTGTATCAAATATAAGCGCCAACTAACCCTAGTAAAATCAATTCTGGTTAAATTACTTTGAAACCGAAATGTATATATCAAACTTAAAGGACATCTCCAAAGTATGTAAATCCTCCTCAGTGTGAGAAACGTCAAACTGACCTGACTTGTGTCCCAGGTCCAGATAGCCCCACGTCCCCAGTGAAGGACCTGACCACCCGGGCCATGAAGATGAAACATCAGTCCCTGGAGGACCGCCTGGAACTGTGCCTGCTGGAGCTCAAGAAACTCTGTGTCCGAGAGGCCGTGAGTGCAACCATCATGTCCCTTTACAGAATCAACCCCATTGCACTTTTTCGTGACCTTAGATCTTGTTGCAGAAGTTTTTGTTGTGGTCATTGACACTTGTGTTGATACATCTGGTAGCATGTAAAGggatgagaggttgtgtgcAAGTAGCTATCTTATTCGGTGTCGGTAACCGCTAAGCAAGGTCAGCTTAAATGCTTCACTGCATACTTGATCTGACTTTGGGTTTGATCCCATTTTCAGGAGCTAACAGGAAAGCTGTCGTCTGATTACCCTTTAATGCCCGATGAGAAGCCCCCTCGCGTTCGCAGGAGGATTGGAGCTGCCTTCAAACTCGACACGGGCCTGATACACAAGGACGGAGAGGTACAGGGAAACTTAGGTTAAAAACAGACAATACACTGGATTTACTTTATATACTAAATGATATTGGAATACTGGAAacataaaaaacacatttctttcaCCTGACAGTCGTCTCACCCAGATCATCTAACCCTCTTCACCCCTTGCTCCAGGACCCAGAGCTCCACTCCCTGCAGGAAAACCTCGCCCTGCAGCTGCAGATCTTTGACGCGGCGCGGCGTCTCTCCCAGGAGGACAGCCTGAGCAAGTCTGTGAGGAAGAACCGTCTGCAGCAGtgcaagagggaggagaggaaggtgaaGGACCTGCAGGAGGCTGTCTTTCAGCAGAGGATCAGGCACGAATGCGCCACCCCAAGAACCATCGCCAGAGCCAGTCACAGAGGTGGGTCACACTGTCCCCTTCAGGCTGAAATGTGCACTGCGGGGACTCTATGCTTAGCTTGCTCGATTTGACAAACGCTGATTTGAAACAATAACAGTGACACAAGATGCTTTAAAAACGTTAAAAACAAATGATCTAAGATAATGAGCTAACAAGAAGATAACTAGCCAACAAATACCtgatatactgtatacacatgcTGATCTTTATACCTTTTCCTCTTTCCTCAGATCCTTGTATGTCTGACGACAGCTCCCTGTCTGACGTGGTGGCCTTGGATGATGGTACATACATGCAAAGATTCTCCATGGAATCATATATTGAAGTTTCAACACAGCATGCAGCCAACACAAGCAATACCCCTGTTCACACCAATGCAACCATCCTCTCATCTTCTTTCTGTCTTACAGACACAGACTGCAGTCCTCACTCCCCTCCAGCTTCGGGCTCTCCCTCCTCAGATTCCCTCCAGTCCTTGCAGGGCTCTCCCAAGCAGCCCCCAGGCCAGACCCTGAGCTCCAGCTCCAGTATGGAGGACCAGTGCTCTCCCATCCAGAACTCCccctggagagagaccagcttgGACCAGCCCTACCAAAAGCCCAACAAGCCTCCCTCACCCAGCAGCAGCCGGTCCAGGTAGAACCAGATGTTTCTATATCTTTCTATTCGGACTATTGAATGTCGGATGAAgggtctgttaaatgaataacaTATGCTAACTTGCTCATAGAGGTACCACGCATGTTGATATTGAGGGCAAAAACCTAAATGTGTTTTGTCCTTCTATCGAattcctccccttttctctgaAAGTAGCAGTCCAGTGGGACCTCTTGTGTGTCCAGACATCAGGGCTCTCCCCTCCCACTTCCCCTCCATCAAGAACATGGCCCTGCGCCAGGCCCACTCCACCAGCGCCCCCTCCACCCCGGAGCTGCATGCGCGCCGCCAGTACTCCCAGTCCTTCAGGTAAGAACTGGGAAAGATCTGTCAGCATGATATTTAAAACAAGAAAAACCTTTGCGTGGTGAGTTGGGGTTTTTCAAAAAGTATCAAAGGGAAGGAAATTCAAATGATTCAGGATCAACTGTGTTCCCAACATTTTTATTGATTCAATCTGCTGGAGATTCTCCATTGAAGGGCAATTTCCTCAAGGATTAGATTGAAGCAGTGTTCAGGAAATTGGACAGTAGTATTTCTAAAGTGAACTCATATTTAGCATGAAAGGTGTGACAGAACAATTGACAAACTTAGTTCAATAAACACATTAAAGTAACTCCCATGTCTCTCACCTGCCAGACTCCCTAAAACCAAGCCTGCCCTCGACGTGAACCGTCTGGGTTTGGACCAGGTGAACCGTCTGGGTCTGGACCAGGGCCGCGGACGTGCCCGGCTGCCTCAGCGCCGTCCTGTGCCAGAGGTCTTGGTGAGGAGCCCAGAGTACTCCCCACTGCGCCTCTACCAGTCCAGCTCGGAGGACAGCAGCTCCGAACACTCGCTCCCctcccacgccagctctcccaGCAGAGACAACCACCCCACGGAGATCCCCAAACTCTGCCCACCCCCTTACGGATTCCATTTTGGAGCGCGTAACAGTGTGTGCGCTTCCTCCTTCAACCCTAGTCCTACCTTGAGTAAGAACAACCAgcctcagtccagccccagtTACTGCAGGGCTGTGA of the Hypomesus transpacificus isolate Combined female chromosome 18, fHypTra1, whole genome shotgun sequence genome contains:
- the zgc:195245 gene encoding protein FAM107B, with translation MLDLVSTKKSSSRSIKRPGLRHHRKENFVCHLPVSRQPTESCEEAMHPRKLNSSTTETPSHQDLHRELLLSHKRGLVLEEKPELKRVLEQRRLEQHREQELALRPPSDLETELRKRQQRLQEYEEEELKRRETQEKVPEFIRVRDNLRRTQVSGQ
- the inavaa gene encoding innate immunity activator protein isoform X1 encodes the protein MMTSAMESKEEISDTDSGIILHSGPDSPTSPVKDLTTRAMKMKHQSLEDRLELCLLELKKLCVREAELTGKLSSDYPLMPDEKPPRVRRRIGAAFKLDTGLIHKDGEDPELHSLQENLALQLQIFDAARRLSQEDSLSKSVRKNRLQQCKREERKVKDLQEAVFQQRIRHECATPRTIARASHRDPCMSDDSSLSDVVALDDDTDCSPHSPPASGSPSSDSLQSLQGSPKQPPGQTLSSSSSMEDQCSPIQNSPWRETSLDQPYQKPNKPPSPSSSRSSSSPVGPLVCPDIRALPSHFPSIKNMALRQAHSTSAPSTPELHARRQYSQSFRLPKTKPALDVNRLGLDQVNRLGLDQGRGRARLPQRRPVPEVLVRSPEYSPLRLYQSSSEDSSSEHSLPSHASSPSRDNHPTEIPKLCPPPYGFHFGARNSVCASSFNPSPTLSKNNQPQSSPSYCRAVMEEGPLSPCSPQDLRKLYMSPPPSEACIPQHRAYPQKDRPSAPPQKVLKPPPPYTRLVRTPSLREYPNHAFRVLPRDMVCAELKSWHQRNQFERSGQGLLERQGSFRMTSPISPHLPPFKQEIPGKLILQRAPDGTPVQWFVEEDAEIVSQV
- the inavaa gene encoding innate immunity activator protein isoform X2 codes for the protein MMTSAMESKEEISDTDSGIILHSGPDSPTSPVKDLTTRAMKMKHQSLEDRLELCLLELKKLCVREAELTGKLSSDYPLMPDEKPPRVRRRIGAAFKLDTGLIHKDGEDPELHSLQENLALQLQIFDAARRLSQEDSLSKSVRKNRLQQCKREERKVKDLQEAVFQQRIRHECATPRTIARASHRDPCMSDDSSLSDVVALDDDTDCSPHSPPASGSPSSDSLQSLQGSPKQPPGQTLSSSSSMEDQCSPIQNSPWRETSLDQPYQKPNKPPSPSSSRSSSPVGPLVCPDIRALPSHFPSIKNMALRQAHSTSAPSTPELHARRQYSQSFRLPKTKPALDVNRLGLDQVNRLGLDQGRGRARLPQRRPVPEVLVRSPEYSPLRLYQSSSEDSSSEHSLPSHASSPSRDNHPTEIPKLCPPPYGFHFGARNSVCASSFNPSPTLSKNNQPQSSPSYCRAVMEEGPLSPCSPQDLRKLYMSPPPSEACIPQHRAYPQKDRPSAPPQKVLKPPPPYTRLVRTPSLREYPNHAFRVLPRDMVCAELKSWHQRNQFERSGQGLLERQGSFRMTSPISPHLPPFKQEIPGKLILQRAPDGTPVQWFVEEDAEIVSQV